The sequence TCATGTTGGAAGTGTTACCAGTCACAACACTCAATACTTTGCTTACGATATTTGGAGGAGCTATCATTTCCCTTAGTATATTAGGTTCTGTAGTAAGAGGGAAACcattgtctatcatctcatCCAAAAGCTGCACATCAAACAAATGTTAAGGCCATAGTCAATTTGAAGTCCACCAGCATATAATTAGTGTGTCGAAGGAAATTTAACAAGACAGTTTGGGAGGAAAATCTTCCTCATTCTGTGTCCACAGAAGTTTTAGTTCTCTCTACTTTGGCTGAAGTTCTTAGAAGAATCCAACACCTGTTTAGAGTTCTGTCCCACGGCAATTTTTTATTAAGCTATTCTTTGAAGTCTCAAGGATCTACCAGATATTTCAAGCTTCACTAAATGGAACATCTCACAGCAGGCAGGGCCATAGCTCATAGGGGGATTTGGAAGGAAAGAAAAGCCAGCTTTATGCAGTGTTCAGCATGTTAGCAGTCACCTAGTGTATTTGGCCTAAAGCGATGAGCGAGCATTCAGAATTTGGCAggttcttcttttttctttttagaactGCCTCTTTTGTGCATCAATAAATATCATGGTAACAGGATCTACATTTGCACTGGTAGTTGGTCAACTGGTAATTTCGGCCAAAAGCCAACAAAAGTTTTGGGGTggaaaaattaatacaaaaactGTACAGGAACATGTCAATAGTATAGGTTAACAGAAAACATTTGTGATTGCACTAAAGTATGTGAATAAACAATTAGTAGGAAAGAATTGacaaggaaaaagaagaaaaagaaaagggagtTGAGAAATTCAACCAAATCACTCTATAGAATCTGACTGTACATTGTGATGGAACTGAAAGTACAGCTTGTTTAACAACTTCTTACTTTGATGGTTTTTAAAAGGTTCAACTTAGCCTGGTTAGCATCATTCCAAGCTTCCTAACaaaatcccttcttttttttttggggggtaaGAAAAGTATcctaacaaaatatattttgcagCAAGCAATTCCAAAAAAAGAGCTTGGAGATGTCAAATACCTCATATACAATCACAAAATTATCCTTTATCAAATCTTCATTCAACCCTCCAAGATATTCTGACAGGACATCAGCTACTCTGCACAAGAACTagaaattaaatagttaaattatCAATAAGGCCCTTATTTGCAGAGATGATACAGAGGTTCAAAGTTAATAAGCAAACTGAAGTAGCCAACTAGCCTCCCTGTGTTCACCTAGCAGCAAAAGACTACAATAGCTAGAACTAGAACTTTGACATATCAATTCAATGAATCAGTTAGCAGAAAAAGCTTAACTGCCAGGTGCAAGGGCTTCCAATAGTATGACTGGACTCTTACAGATCTAATCCATGTAACCAATAAGAAAAGCCCACAAGGGCATACCTACTATGGCGACAGCAAATATAAGGTTGTAATGAACTCTACTACGACAAAAACACATCTAACATACATTTATAAATTGTGGATGAAGGGGGCTCTACACCATAATTTGTTTGCCTTCCGCTAACCAATTACTATAACATACTAGTGTAAATAATCTTGAGAGTCACACATTAAAGGGTCCTTCTCTTCTGATAACCACAAAATTCCGTGAGTTAGCTGGTCCAATACCGGTTAGCTCACAGGTCAAAACTGGGGGAGTATCCGCCACACTATTTTACTCCACTTACGTACCATGCTCCTATCATTTTGATGACCAACATACCATGCTCCTATTCAGCGGCTAGGTTCAAACTCACATCCGAGTTGCATCCTTCTCACTGAATCAAAGCCCAGGGCCCAAAATGCTATGTTTTTATCTCAAATCCTTCAATATCCTCTGGACATACTAATCAAATAGAATACTTTCAGTTGAGATTGAAAGCAATTTAACTGTCGCAGTATGCTAGGatgttcaaattttaaattggtAAGAATTACAAGAGGCATCACCATTTGACATATTCTGGTCAGGTGTTTAGTAGTTCCAAGACAATTCCATTAAACCCATCTTGTCTCATAATCTTATTTAAGAAGAAACCAATCCAGCagcaacaacataaaataaccAAGTGTATTACCTCAATTGCCATTAAAGGTGGCATTTCCACTTGGGTGCACGCCAAGAAGGTAACTCCTTCACGATTAACTTGGAAAAGGTAATGCGTTGGTGAAGCAATCACCGGTAAATGCTGCAACAAGCCAAAACTTTTTTCAAGATAAAGTTTCAAACTTGGTCAAGCAAAAAAACCGTCATACGTAAATTCAAGATCAAGAATCTTGATTTTCTCTATACAATCAGTTTTATAGCAACTTTAACTATAACGTTGGAACAAATTACTGTTATGCCCCTACCTTGAAGGAATCACCTTGAGCAATTGACTGATCCCAAAACCAGGAACATATTGCCCTATCAACCCAGTGTCCAGTAAGCTGTTTTTCCAGCATCACTTCCCTACAGGGACATTGAATTACACAGATCTTCAGTAACAAACTTCAAATAAAATGCCCAGTGATTCAATATCccaataaatacaaattaaaatgtaAAGAACCCCTTTTTCAATTACGATGAATATGAATTTGACGgaaattaagaagaagaagaagaaacagaagGGAAGGATACCCGGAATCGGAGAGTAGAAAAATGCATTGCAACATAACTTTGCTTTCTTTACTCTGAAATGGAGTTGGAACCAATTCacctctcttctttctcttccGATATCATTATTCTTATttcctaattaaataaataatcaaaaagtttaatatggaaaaaaagaaaaatagaaaaatgacaaaaaaaggtcccttattttgttaatatatcaaaataatcccTTATGTATTAATACAACAGTTTTGATCCTGTAAGTTTGCACTTTACATGAGTTTTTGTTTCGATACTATGTAAAATGTTAAAGATAATAGGTCaaaaaaatttttgaattatagaaaaaagttttaaaatatccttcatctaaaaatattctttcattCATCTTTTTGACTCACTTATATccttgaaattaataattttctctttattttttattttaaaaaattatttattacgTATCATTCTTCTATTGGATAGTATAAAGAGCCCACCTCAATTAGATTATTTACCATTATTTATTCAAATCATAACAATATACTTCTTCAAGAtccttttttttaagaaaaatattataatattttataattcatttatttttaaaatccaactcctctccattttttcaattttttacatGGATTGAAGACCcatgacaaaagaaaaaattaacgactaatacttaattaattaaacaagaTTCTAAAGATGATATAGAtgactaatattttataaaaaaattattatttcatactcataacaataaattattttatccacaaatacattatatatatttttcgcTATTTTCCTACTAAAATTTTTCCTATGGCTAGGACCAtccatttgttttttttctttcatcttttttaatgagttaatcatttaaataaaattgttcgtgaaactttttctttaaaaagtagTTATCACATATTAGCAAAAATACTTGAGTTAaacattctttttatttatttacttttaaaaaggAAGATAGATATTGTGGCActactaataatttttataatatattaattattttaaaaaaaacttttttaaaaaataaataaattagagaaatacaaaaattattagatttttttagaaaaattgggGTCTTGATGAggtacatatattttatatttaaatagatTATGGGAAAATAATTAATAGAGATGAGATGTTATTTTACCTAATAAGAAAATgacatataataaatatttttttaaaaaaatttttttagttgTATGTAGGTATAAGTTAGTcaaaaaagtgaatgaaatggTATAAGTGAGGCAAAAAGGTGAATGAAAGGATATATTCGAGCCAAAAAGGTGAATGTAAGGATATTTTTAGATCAAACACGAATAAAggatatttttagattttttcttaTAGTTCAAGGATAGTTTTGACCCttttttgaatgttaaattaagTGTTGAACTTAATTCATcccaaaaattaattcaaagaaAAGGATTTCTCAAACCTTATTATTAGGACTGAGTCGATTCATCTCATTATGCATGTTTTTGACGTTCCTTTAACAAATCATAATTGTACTTTTAACACTATTTACATTTTGTCTTAATATAATAGTTAACAATGTGTATGTTCTAcgtattatttaatgaaaaatttaaaaattgtagaTCCTTCACAATATTACGGTAAGCATTGAgttattataattgaattttaaatttaaaataatgtcAAGACAACTTTTTCACGATTTACAATTAATAAAGATTATGgacatatttactattttagaTTTTCATCATGATATTCTTAAAACGAAgcaatagaaaaaaatatgataaaatagtttatttataatcatatgattaaaaccttatttaatttaaattatcagtattagaataaaatataatgtactATCACCTTATCGATCCaataaaaacttgaaaaatatggaGATCGAAAGAAAAAATGAGAAGAAGCCGAAACCACTCACGACAAATTAAAGGATCCATACAATACATACGAACTGAGTAGAACAACACAAAACTACAAAACCTTGATATAGTTATTAGTTGAAAAAATATGACCATTTATATGAATGCCATGTGGCAACGCATAAAGAAATACACGTAGAGTAGCATGTGGCACCGCTCTCTGCCACGTGTCTGTCTACCATCACAACATTACTATTTGTTTAACTCTCAACGCTATCCGTTGCAAGTTTTTTGGTCGGTGAAAAATTTTCCGTATGACAGTATCTCACTGTCCATGCAACCGCGTTCCATGCATGTACTGCTCCTATATATGTTACACACAAATTAACCATATTCTCATacatatcattaaaaaaaaaactgttagaaaaaaaaagataaaaatggcTCCAGAATTTGAAAGTGGAACAAAAAAGGCTACTACTACTCAAAAGGGTATAGAATCATCATGTGCTTATGTGACTTTCTTAGCGGGTAacggtgattatgtgaaaggtgtggtTGGTTTAGCAAAGGGATTGATAAAAGCTAAATCTATGTATCCTTTGGTTGTGGCAATTTTACCTGATGTGCCTGAGGAACACAGGATGATATTGACGAGGCACGGTTGCATAGTGAAGGAGATTGAGCCACTAGCTCCTTCATTGCAATCGTTGGATAAGTATGCACGATCTTATTACGTGCTTAACTACTCCAAACTTCGGATTTGGCAGGTAAAGTAAAGCTACTACAATTATTGCGATGATTGTGATtgttttttattgatgattgatCGTTTTTTGGTATTGGATTGCAGTTTGTGGAGTACAGTAAGATGGTGTATTTGGATGGAGATATGCAAGTTTTTGAGAATATAGACCATCTATTTGAGCTGCCTGATAAGTATTTATACGCGGTGGCGGACTGCGTATGCGATATGTATGGGGAGTCATGTGATGAGGTTCTGCCGTGGCCCAAAGAGTTGGGGCCAAGGCCACCTGTTTACTTCAATGCAGGCATGTTTGTCTTTCAGCCAAATCTCTCCATCTATGTTCGTCTCTTGAACACACTCAAAGTTACCCCACCCACCCAATTTGCTGAACAGGTATATAATATGAAGTTATGTTTCTATCTGGTTAACAAACAAGATTGGATAACTTGGACAACAGAGTAAACAACCTGACCTGTTATATCTGGTTATAATATACTGTATAATGTATGTAACTTAATACATCAACAACATGATAGAGTTCAACTTCTATAAATTGATGGTTCATTACATTCTTATGTACATCCTCTTTGTAGGACTTTCTGAACATGTACTTTAAAGACATGTACAAGCCAATTCCTTACACATACAATATGTTGCTGGCCATGCTATGGCGCCACCCGGAGAAAATCGAGGTGAACAAGGCTAAAGCAGTTCACTACTGTTCTCCTGGGGCTAAACCGTGGAAATACACTGGGAAGGAAGAACATATGGATCGAGAGGATATCAAAATGCTAGTAAAGAAATGGTGGGACATTTATGATGACACCACACTGGATCACAAGGCGCAGGGTTCCACAGTTGAAGCAAACAGATTAAGGGAAGCAGCCTTTTCGGATTCGAACATAAGTGCTTTATATATTACTAGCCCATCAGCTGCTTAACTAAATATATGACTGGCAATGATCAACTCTTGATGTTATTAGTTGTGGAGGGTATCATGAAAAAATACTGCcacttgtttatttttttggcagGTTTAGTTTGGTGGTCCAATAAGAGAGAGTTTTTGTATTATTTGCAACTTATATAGTGTGTTTGAATCTTAGTGATAATTATATAGTCTGTGAACAGATGTTGGAACAGCACTATATGGAAATTATATATACTCATGGTGTCTTTCAATCTTCTTTCCTTCATGAGTTGGTGCAGTAGCAACCAGCTAAGAGCTTCAAAAGTAGAACCAACTATAGAGATACTAGGATATTCAGGTAAGGTTAAATTCACCTTCTAGGCTTGCCATATAAATATGGAGACATGACAAGTTGGTGATTGTCCGCAAAAAATGTTATTCGGGGTTCTCAAAATTTATCTTACAAGCCATTATCTTGaaacaacaaagaaagaaaaatcacaTTCCAGATGCATAACCGAACCTGTCAACAAAACTCTTAATGTCATGTGAATTTTTTCTAGCTCATCTCCCCAGCAAAGCAACGCGATCTTTCTGAACAGCCTGTGACAAATTTATGTCAAAGAGCTCACACCGGATTGGCATTTCCATTTCATAGAAAGGGTTCTTCAAGACGTAATCAGTGTATAATTCATAGATATACTTCAAGAGGAACTCCATATGCAGAGTTCCAGGCTCACAAACCACAAAGAATTTTGTTCCTGTAAGTACATTAAAATCAAAAGTGTAACCTCAATTGACAGCAGTGACTGAAAgggaaaaagaataagaaatataagGTGTAAAAATGAGCATCAACTTAAATGTTCCATGACATTCTCAACTCAGAGGCACTAGTTTTCCTGTAAAAATGAGCATCAACTTAAATGTTCCATGACATTCTCAACTCAGAGGCACTAGTTTTCCTGTAAAAATGAGCATCAACTTAAATGTTCCATGACATTCTCAACTCAGATGCACTAGTTTTCCTGAAACATTAAAGTCATGCcaaattttcaccaagtggCTTCCCATGTATTATTGGCTAGTCTTTCATCATTTCCATTGACTTATTATACAAGTGAACAACTTCCATTGTTTCTTAAAAAATGAGCACAACAGCTGCCATCTTTACCAAATATATTTTCctgttttcaaatatttcactTCATCTCAACTTAGTATTATCCAAGGGAGCGACTTATTCCTGTGATGAGCTATAGTttcaacacaaaaataaaaggagaaTATCATCTACACAAGTTAAGATATTAGCTATGTTGAAGAAATATACGATCTTCTTTGGTTATTTGTTATGGTTCACATTTATGGTAGATCTGGGGAACATGGAAAGAATGAGTTCATAATAATGTAgtctcattctttttcttgatcTTTCCAACTTCAACTGATCATTCTTTGGCTTGTTAGCCTTGAGGCAGACACAACAAAGCTATGGAAATTGAAAAGGCATCATGTGCAAGCCACAACTCATTATAAAACAGATCAAGCAGCTTGCTTGAGCCTAATTACTCaacactattttttatttaagaacGAATATTATTAGCCCCTATAACTTATAGGCTATAACCAATCAAAAAGAAGAATACTATTAGCCTATATCTTTACATCGTTACATCTAGCCTGTATTTGTCTGCCCTTTCACTTGTGATGCCCATTGGACTTGTGTATGTAGTAAAGAACTTTAACAGATTCAGCAAATCTCTTAACCAGTAGTATCAAGATAGAAACTACGAGTCAGCATCCTTTAACAAAGCTCcagagaaa comes from Solanum pennellii chromosome 1, SPENNV200 and encodes:
- the LOC107009709 gene encoding galactinol synthase 1, which codes for MAPEFESGTKKATTTQKGIESSCAYVTFLAGNGDYVKGVVGLAKGLIKAKSMYPLVVAILPDVPEEHRMILTRHGCIVKEIEPLAPSLQSLDKYARSYYVLNYSKLRIWQFVEYSKMVYLDGDMQVFENIDHLFELPDKYLYAVADCVCDMYGESCDEVLPWPKELGPRPPVYFNAGMFVFQPNLSIYVRLLNTLKVTPPTQFAEQDFLNMYFKDMYKPIPYTYNMLLAMLWRHPEKIEVNKAKAVHYCSPGAKPWKYTGKEEHMDREDIKMLVKKWWDIYDDTTLDHKAQGSTVEANRLREAAFSDSNISALYITSPSAA